In a single window of the Nodularia spumigena CCY9414 genome:
- the polA gene encoding DNA polymerase I, translated as MSQTSNPVTATRPTFILVDGHSLAYRSYFAFAKGRDGGLRTKEGIPTSVCFGFLKCLLEVMTTEQPEAIAIAFDLNLPTFRHEADDTYKADRPGTPEDFIPDLKNLQELLTGFNLPIFTAPGYEADDVLGTLAQKASAAGYKVKILSGDKDLFQLINPEQEITVLNFSPDALKRSTNSITEFSIEEVKAKLGVLPTQIVDYKALCGDKSDNIPGVRGIGEKTAVQLLTKYGSLAEIYAAINEIKGAVQTKLAAGKEDAEKSKYLAKIVLDVPLEIKLENCKLTGFDTSLLTPILEKLEFKHFLGKIDELQQHFGGEIAETSTATPTDDEDEDISFFTPAETAAAILQQPASLIQPRIINTPEKLKELVKLLETFTNPDIPVAWDTETSDLEPRDATLVGIGCCWGTQPDESAYIPIAHKFGENLSQDVVFAELSPILTSADYPKTFQNGKFDRLVFRCQGIKLAGIVFDTMLASYVLNPDTPHNLNDISLRYLGLILKSYEDLVPKGQTIADISIASVGYYCCLQVHATFQLVQKLREELEKFPALHKLLLEVEQPLEAVLAEMEYTGVCINSAYLHELSQQLEIDLAKLEETATSIAGETFNLGSPKQLSVILFDKLGLSTKYSRKIKTGYSTDVATLEKLQEVDETGFVDAMMEYRTLSKLKSTYVDALPALVRPDTQRLHTNFNQTVTATGRLSSSNPNLQNIPIRTAFSRQIRKAFLPESGYLMAAADYSQIELRILAHLSQEPILLQAYQQNEDIHTVTARLVFEKSDITSDERRIAKTINFGVIYGMGSLRFSRSTGIDKSIANEFIKRFNERYPQVFAYLEGVKKQAISQGYVETILGRRRYVDFKNDSLRKLKNSKPEDIDLSKLKNLGPEDAGLLRSAANAPIQGSSADIIKIAMIRMHEVLQKYQARLLLQVHDELVFEVPPQEWEELQPQIKSVMENAVTLSVPLLVDVRAGDNWMETK; from the coding sequence ATGTCTCAAACTTCCAATCCTGTCACCGCCACACGTCCCACGTTCATCCTTGTAGATGGACACTCCTTAGCCTATCGTTCTTATTTCGCTTTCGCCAAAGGACGAGATGGTGGATTGCGTACCAAAGAGGGAATTCCTACCAGCGTCTGTTTTGGCTTTCTGAAATGTCTGTTAGAAGTCATGACGACAGAACAGCCAGAAGCGATCGCGATCGCCTTTGATTTAAACTTACCAACATTTCGCCACGAAGCCGACGACACATATAAAGCAGATCGTCCAGGAACACCAGAAGACTTTATTCCTGACTTAAAAAATCTCCAAGAATTACTCACAGGCTTTAACTTACCCATTTTCACAGCCCCAGGTTATGAAGCCGATGATGTCTTAGGAACCCTAGCACAAAAAGCATCCGCAGCAGGGTATAAAGTCAAGATTTTGTCAGGTGATAAAGATTTATTTCAACTTATTAACCCAGAGCAAGAAATCACCGTTTTAAACTTTAGTCCAGATGCTCTAAAACGCTCCACAAATAGCATCACCGAATTTAGTATAGAAGAAGTTAAAGCCAAATTAGGCGTATTACCTACACAGATTGTTGATTATAAAGCCCTCTGCGGTGATAAATCAGATAATATTCCTGGTGTTAGGGGGATTGGCGAAAAAACCGCCGTACAGCTACTAACTAAATACGGTTCTCTGGCTGAAATTTATGCAGCCATAAACGAAATTAAAGGCGCAGTACAGACAAAACTAGCAGCAGGTAAAGAAGACGCGGAAAAATCGAAGTATTTAGCAAAGATTGTCTTAGACGTTCCCCTAGAAATCAAATTAGAAAACTGCAAATTAACAGGATTTGATACCAGTCTTCTCACACCTATTTTAGAAAAATTAGAATTTAAACATTTCTTAGGAAAAATAGACGAACTTCAGCAACATTTTGGCGGAGAAATTGCAGAGACTTCCACAGCAACCCCCACCGATGACGAAGACGAAGATATATCATTTTTCACACCTGCTGAAACAGCAGCAGCAATATTACAGCAACCAGCTTCATTAATTCAACCCAGGATTATTAACACCCCCGAAAAACTCAAAGAATTAGTAAAACTGCTGGAAACATTTACTAACCCAGATATCCCCGTCGCTTGGGATACAGAAACTTCAGATTTAGAACCACGGGATGCGACCTTAGTCGGAATTGGCTGCTGTTGGGGAACACAACCAGATGAATCAGCATATATTCCCATAGCGCATAAATTTGGGGAAAACTTGAGCCAAGATGTGGTATTTGCAGAACTCAGTCCCATTCTGACAAGTGCTGATTATCCCAAGACTTTCCAAAATGGCAAATTTGACCGCTTAGTATTTCGTTGTCAAGGAATTAAGCTGGCGGGAATTGTATTTGATACCATGTTAGCCAGTTATGTTCTCAATCCAGATACTCCCCACAACCTGAATGATATATCACTGCGTTATTTAGGTTTAATTCTCAAAAGTTATGAAGATTTAGTTCCCAAAGGACAAACTATTGCTGATATTAGTATTGCATCTGTGGGATATTATTGCTGTTTGCAAGTCCACGCTACATTTCAACTTGTGCAGAAATTACGAGAGGAACTAGAAAAGTTTCCCGCTTTGCATAAATTATTATTAGAAGTAGAACAACCGCTAGAAGCAGTTTTAGCGGAAATGGAATATACAGGTGTTTGCATTAATTCAGCTTATTTACACGAACTATCGCAGCAATTAGAGATAGATTTAGCCAAGTTAGAGGAAACAGCAACGTCAATTGCTGGAGAAACATTTAACTTGGGTTCTCCTAAACAATTGAGCGTCATCTTATTTGATAAATTGGGATTAAGTACCAAATATTCCCGAAAAATCAAAACTGGTTACTCTACAGATGTAGCGACATTAGAAAAACTCCAAGAAGTTGATGAAACTGGGTTTGTTGATGCCATGATGGAGTACCGCACTTTATCTAAATTAAAGTCTACTTATGTAGATGCGTTACCAGCATTAGTCCGTCCCGATACTCAGCGACTCCACACTAATTTTAATCAAACAGTCACAGCTACAGGTCGCTTATCTTCTTCTAATCCCAACTTACAAAATATTCCTATTCGCACAGCTTTTAGTCGTCAGATTCGCAAAGCATTTTTACCAGAATCAGGATACTTAATGGCTGCGGCTGATTACTCACAAATAGAGTTGCGAATATTAGCTCATTTAAGTCAAGAGCCGATATTATTACAAGCATATCAGCAAAACGAAGATATTCATACTGTCACAGCCCGGTTGGTGTTTGAAAAATCAGATATTACATCAGATGAACGTCGCATAGCTAAAACTATCAATTTTGGTGTAATTTATGGTATGGGTTCGCTGAGGTTTTCCCGTTCCACTGGGATAGATAAAAGTATTGCTAATGAGTTTATTAAGCGATTTAATGAACGTTATCCCCAGGTTTTTGCATATTTGGAAGGGGTTAAAAAACAAGCAATTTCCCAAGGTTATGTCGAAACTATTCTTGGTCGTCGGCGTTATGTTGACTTTAAAAATGATAGTTTAAGAAAACTAAAAAACAGCAAACCCGAAGACATCGACTTAAGTAAATTAAAAAATCTCGGTCCTGAAGATGCGGGATTATTACGTTCTGCTGCTAATGCGCCAATTCAAGGTTCCAGCGCTGATATTATCAAGATTGCGATGATTAGAATGCATGAAGTTTTGCAGAAATATCAAGCACGTTTGTTATTACAAGTTCACGATGAATTAGTGTTTGAAGTTCCTCCCCAAGAATGGGAAGAATTGCAACCACAAATTAAATCAGTTATGGAAAATGCTGTAACTTTGAGTGTTCCATTACTGGTAGATGTCCGCGCCGGTGATAATTGGATGGAGACGAAATAA
- a CDS encoding serine/threonine-protein kinase, translating into MKVYCTRPSCPRPENYFADLDDQTTLKTTQQKYCTTCGMPLLLYGRYVPTRLLGRGGFGTAFLARDRHMPGMRKCVVKQFQPAGSLSSTQLEQAQKLFEREAEVLAQIGSQNDQIPDLFAFFPINVDSLQAGEEDQFFYLVQEYIDGQNLEEELIQNGKFSEQQILEVLQEILKVLQFVHDKKIIHRDIKPSNIMRRRDGRLFLLDFGAVKQVTNAASGGAASSTGIYSMGFAPPEQMSGNQVFPSTDLYALAVTLLNLLTGEEATKLFDAYTNQWKWRNQVTVSPHLADILDKMLLPAANQRFASADDVLAALSQQSIPPKVLQKSQTQPPQPPKIQRVQSQPAFSTWELLGGAAFSGFEGALIAIALYSLFGSDIIISGAASAVILGILIFAQTRRWIEKFDLLIIPGITFAIIFFVPFLRAGINIPQIAVLAVAAGLVAISVTAIFRLIYKLISLIF; encoded by the coding sequence ATGAAAGTTTACTGTACTCGTCCTAGCTGCCCTCGCCCTGAAAACTATTTTGCGGACTTAGATGATCAGACAACGCTGAAAACAACACAACAAAAATACTGCACTACTTGTGGGATGCCCCTGTTGCTCTATGGTCGGTATGTGCCAACTAGACTGCTGGGAAGGGGCGGTTTTGGTACAGCTTTTTTAGCACGCGATCGCCATATGCCGGGAATGCGTAAATGTGTAGTGAAGCAGTTCCAACCTGCGGGAAGTTTATCTTCAACTCAACTGGAACAAGCACAAAAGTTGTTTGAAAGAGAAGCAGAAGTTTTAGCCCAAATAGGTAGCCAAAACGACCAAATACCTGATTTATTTGCGTTCTTTCCCATCAATGTTGATAGTTTGCAAGCAGGGGAAGAAGACCAGTTTTTTTACTTGGTACAAGAATATATTGATGGGCAAAACCTGGAGGAAGAATTAATTCAAAATGGCAAATTCTCTGAACAGCAAATTTTAGAGGTACTGCAAGAAATTCTGAAGGTATTACAGTTTGTCCATGACAAAAAAATTATTCACAGAGATATTAAACCTTCTAATATCATGCGTCGTCGCGATGGCAGATTGTTTCTGCTGGATTTTGGCGCAGTTAAACAGGTAACAAATGCTGCATCTGGCGGCGCTGCTTCTTCTACTGGCATTTATTCTATGGGATTTGCCCCACCTGAGCAAATGTCTGGGAATCAAGTCTTTCCATCTACAGACTTATACGCGTTGGCTGTAACTCTTCTCAACTTGCTGACAGGAGAGGAAGCAACTAAGCTATTTGATGCCTATACTAACCAGTGGAAATGGCGTAATCAAGTGACTGTCAGCCCTCACTTGGCGGATATTTTAGACAAAATGCTTCTCCCTGCTGCTAATCAACGCTTTGCGTCGGCTGATGACGTTCTTGCAGCCCTGTCTCAACAATCAATCCCCCCAAAAGTCTTACAAAAATCTCAGACTCAGCCTCCACAACCGCCCAAAATTCAGCGAGTACAATCTCAACCAGCTTTTTCCACTTGGGAATTATTGGGTGGAGCCGCTTTTAGTGGGTTTGAGGGTGCATTAATTGCGATCGCTCTTTATAGTTTATTTGGATCAGATATTATAATTTCGGGAGCTGCTTCTGCTGTGATTTTAGGTATACTGATTTTTGCCCAAACTAGGCGCTGGATTGAAAAGTTTGATTTATTAATCATTCCAGGAATTACTTTCGCAATTATTTTTTTTGTTCCCTTTTTGCGGGCTGGAATTAACATTCCACAAATAGCCGTGCTAGCCGTTGCTGCTGGTTTAGTCGCTATTTCAGTTACAGCTATATTTCGTTTGATTTATAAATTAATATCTTTGATATTTTAA
- a CDS encoding Crp/Fnr family transcriptional regulator, producing MQSPSSFSEASRPFLTWQRILDWAQEHYRCRTFSKDERIPARPGLLYLVQRGAIRMVGTAQVSATASQLTSRRINRTPEEAFLGFVGAGQPFEIVAQSPFTLQAYAHVDQTAVLWMYWHDLDNWPHFRREVMDAFRYQHQRKLLWLSALGQRRTIDRLLGFLTLLIEEYGEPSMSETDPDVIRGYALPFPLTHAQIGSAIGSTRVTVTRLMGKLRQRGLILTQGDNLICLPADSINRVN from the coding sequence ATGCAATCTCCATCTTCTTTTTCTGAGGCATCACGGCCTTTTTTGACTTGGCAACGAATTCTTGACTGGGCTCAAGAACACTATCGCTGCCGCACCTTTAGCAAAGATGAACGCATTCCAGCCCGGCCTGGATTGCTCTACTTGGTACAAAGGGGTGCTATCCGCATGGTAGGAACCGCACAAGTTAGTGCTACTGCTAGTCAGCTAACATCTCGACGAATTAACAGAACTCCAGAAGAAGCCTTTTTGGGTTTTGTCGGTGCGGGACAGCCATTTGAAATTGTTGCTCAGTCACCATTCACGCTCCAAGCATACGCCCACGTTGACCAAACTGCGGTGCTGTGGATGTACTGGCACGATTTAGACAACTGGCCACACTTCCGGCGTGAAGTCATGGATGCCTTTAGGTATCAGCACCAGCGTAAATTGCTGTGGCTAAGTGCCTTGGGACAACGGCGCACAATTGACCGACTCTTAGGATTCCTCACACTCTTGATTGAGGAATATGGAGAGCCATCCATGAGCGAAACCGACCCCGATGTGATTCGTGGGTACGCTTTGCCCTTCCCCTTGACTCATGCCCAAATTGGTAGCGCTATTGGTTCAACTCGTGTAACTGTGACTCGCTTGATGGGCAAGTTGCGTCAACGCGGTTTAATTCTGACTCAAGGAGACAATCTCATTTGCTTGCCGGCAGATTCGATCAATCGAGTCAACTAA
- a CDS encoding LysR family transcriptional regulator, which produces MSDLPFTLDQLRILKAIAAEGSFKRAADSLYVSQPAVSLQVQNLERQLDVPLFDRGGRRAQLTEAGHLLLSYGEKILSLCQETCRAIEDLQNLQGGTLIVGASQTTGTYLLPQMIGMFRQKYPDVAVQLHVHSTRRTAWSVANGQVDLAIIGGEIPAELAESLEVMPYAEDELALILPIFHPFAKLDKIQKEDLYKLQFIALDSQSTIRKVIDQVLARSDIDTRRFKFEMELNSIEAIKNAVQSGLGAAFVSTSAIAKELQMGVLRCTPIEGVVVKRTLWMIFNPNRYRSKAAEAFSQEILPLFATPEWNQDMLKFSQPKIVVNTLDAATTNSADAG; this is translated from the coding sequence ATGTCTGACCTTCCTTTTACTTTAGATCAGTTACGTATCCTGAAAGCGATCGCAGCAGAAGGGAGTTTCAAGCGCGCTGCTGATAGTCTTTACGTCTCCCAACCTGCTGTGAGTTTGCAAGTGCAAAATTTAGAACGCCAGCTGGATGTGCCTTTATTCGACCGTGGAGGTCGTCGCGCACAATTAACCGAAGCTGGACATCTGCTCTTAAGCTACGGTGAAAAAATCCTGAGTCTTTGTCAGGAAACCTGCCGCGCTATCGAAGATCTACAAAATCTCCAAGGTGGTACTTTAATTGTCGGCGCTTCTCAAACCACTGGCACTTATCTGTTACCTCAAATGATCGGTATGTTCCGGCAAAAATATCCAGATGTGGCTGTGCAATTACACGTCCACTCTACCCGGCGCACCGCTTGGAGTGTCGCCAATGGACAAGTTGATCTGGCGATTATTGGTGGCGAAATTCCGGCTGAACTGGCAGAATCTTTGGAAGTCATGCCCTACGCTGAGGATGAATTAGCCCTGATTCTACCCATATTCCATCCCTTTGCTAAACTCGACAAAATTCAAAAAGAAGACCTATATAAACTACAATTCATTGCTCTCGACTCCCAATCAACTATCCGTAAAGTGATTGATCAAGTACTAGCACGCTCTGATATTGATACCAGGCGGTTTAAATTTGAAATGGAATTAAATTCCATAGAAGCCATCAAAAATGCCGTGCAATCAGGCTTGGGTGCTGCTTTTGTCTCTACCTCAGCCATCGCTAAAGAATTACAAATGGGTGTACTACGATGTACTCCTATTGAAGGTGTGGTCGTCAAGCGAACGCTGTGGATGATTTTTAATCCTAATCGCTATCGTTCCAAGGCGGCAGAAGCCTTTAGTCAAGAAATTTTGCCTCTGTTTGCTACCCCAGAATGGAATCAAGATATGTTAAAATTCTCACAACCAAAAATAGTAGTAAATACACTGGATGCAGCCACTACTAACTCTGCTGACGCAGGCTAA
- a CDS encoding DALR anticodon-binding domain-containing protein, with protein sequence MSNYTAIKSLIYSYLVYALSIDTLNNELISIETKKFPLYKGRDNSRVLYISGVALRLGKSHNQTNLEIASGIVSHLSAQRGDVFRVEIVPPGWIYLELTHQFLATWLQSLVVTNAVSGGEMETSKITKQNLSRLFTIQYAHARCCSLLLLAHREGLIKLTEPMPNLVSIEQIPWLNDEQKLRLSHPAEGRLIAELVEVIDNLECPDLSGAVNWEKVALNLSQAFEAFWSQCRIWGKVKISFPELSQARLGLVIATQSVLRCLLVDKLGAVAPVEL encoded by the coding sequence ATGAGCAACTATACAGCAATTAAAAGCTTAATATATAGCTACTTAGTATATGCCCTAAGTATTGATACACTGAATAATGAATTGATCAGCATTGAAACTAAAAAATTTCCTCTCTACAAAGGTAGAGACAATAGTCGAGTTTTATATATTTCAGGTGTCGCCCTCCGGTTGGGGAAATCTCATAATCAAACAAATCTGGAGATAGCCAGTGGTATTGTCTCTCACTTATCAGCACAGCGTGGCGACGTTTTTAGGGTAGAAATAGTTCCCCCTGGATGGATTTATTTGGAATTAACCCATCAATTTTTAGCTACTTGGTTACAAAGCCTGGTAGTTACCAATGCAGTTAGTGGTGGGGAAATGGAAACAAGCAAAATTACCAAACAAAATCTGTCTCGTTTGTTTACTATTCAATACGCTCATGCACGCTGCTGCTCATTGCTGCTGCTAGCTCACCGAGAAGGATTAATTAAGCTTACAGAACCGATGCCAAATTTGGTGTCAATAGAGCAAATACCTTGGCTCAACGATGAGCAAAAACTCCGCCTCAGTCACCCAGCAGAGGGTCGTTTAATTGCCGAGTTAGTAGAAGTGATAGACAATTTAGAGTGTCCTGATTTGAGTGGTGCGGTGAACTGGGAAAAAGTAGCACTGAATTTAAGTCAAGCTTTTGAGGCGTTTTGGAGCCAGTGTCGTATTTGGGGTAAGGTAAAAATTTCTTTCCCAGAATTATCCCAAGCCAGACTGGGATTAGTAATCGCTACTCAGTCTGTGTTGAGGTGTTTACTGGTAGACAAACTGGGTGCTGTTGCTCCTGTGGAGTTATAG
- a CDS encoding NnrU family protein has translation MINSWLTPSHFVMLGLQLAFAIAHSGGAALRPWAEKHIGARLYRICFALVSLPLAVILIIYFFNHRYDGLQLWLVQSVPGVREVVWVLSAISFLFLYPATFNLLEIAAIQKPQVYLFESGIIRITRHPQMVGQIIWCFAHTLWLGTSFTLVTSMGLILHHLFGVWHGDRRLAARYGQAFEMAKERTSIIPFLAIIDGRQSIKWQEFLRPAYLGVGIFIALLSWAHPLLLVATSRIQW, from the coding sequence ATGATCAATTCTTGGCTTACTCCCAGTCATTTTGTCATGTTGGGGTTACAATTAGCTTTCGCGATCGCTCACAGTGGAGGAGCCGCCTTACGTCCTTGGGCAGAAAAACACATAGGAGCAAGGCTTTATCGCATTTGCTTTGCATTAGTTAGTTTACCGTTAGCTGTAATCTTAATTATTTACTTTTTCAATCATCGCTATGATGGTTTGCAACTTTGGCTAGTGCAGTCCGTGCCGGGTGTGAGAGAAGTAGTTTGGGTATTATCAGCGATTTCCTTTTTATTTTTGTATCCTGCTACCTTCAATTTACTAGAAATTGCCGCCATTCAAAAGCCCCAAGTCTATCTGTTCGAGTCCGGAATTATTCGTATTACCCGCCATCCTCAGATGGTAGGACAAATAATTTGGTGTTTTGCTCATACCCTTTGGTTAGGAACTAGCTTTACCCTAGTGACTTCCATGGGGTTAATATTGCATCACTTGTTTGGAGTTTGGCATGGCGATCGCCGCTTGGCTGCGCGCTATGGTCAGGCCTTTGAAATGGCCAAAGAGCGGACATCAATTATTCCTTTCCTAGCAATTATTGATGGTCGTCAATCTATCAAATGGCAGGAATTTCTCCGCCCTGCCTACTTAGGAGTAGGAATTTTTATAGCACTGCTTTCTTGGGCGCACCCCCTGTTACTTGTAGCAACTAGTAGGATACAATGGTAG
- a CDS encoding DUF4351 domain-containing protein, with the protein MIDHDRLFKELLTTFFVEFLELFLPEVLTYLEQDSIEFLDKEVFTDVTAGERYEADLIVKAKFLGQDSCFLIHVENQSSKQASFDKRMFRYFSRLYEKFDIPVYPIVLLSYDSPKTPETNIHQVAFPHKVILQFNYDVIQLNQLNWRDFLRQQNPVATALMAKMNIAPAERRQVKFECLRLLATLKLDPARMRLISGFIDTYLRLSPQEQELLQADIATIEPRQQEEVMEIVTSWMEEGIEQGKEQATLSLVMRLLPRRVGTLTPELEARVQQLSLTQLEDLSVALLDFSSVEDLTAWLEQIPVNTSN; encoded by the coding sequence ATGATTGATCATGATCGCTTATTTAAGGAGTTGCTAACAACTTTTTTTGTAGAGTTTCTAGAATTGTTCTTACCAGAAGTGCTAACTTATTTGGAACAAGATTCTATAGAGTTCTTGGATAAGGAAGTTTTCACTGATGTTACTGCTGGAGAAAGATACGAAGCCGACTTAATTGTTAAAGCTAAATTTCTGGGTCAAGACTCTTGCTTTTTGATTCACGTCGAAAATCAATCCTCTAAACAAGCAAGTTTTGATAAGCGGATGTTTCGCTACTTCTCCCGGTTGTATGAAAAATTCGACATACCTGTATATCCGATAGTTTTATTATCTTACGATTCTCCAAAAACGCCGGAAACAAATATACATCAAGTCGCATTTCCTCACAAAGTTATTTTACAATTTAACTATGATGTCATTCAGCTAAATCAACTCAATTGGCGTGATTTTCTACGTCAACAAAATCCCGTAGCTACTGCGTTAATGGCAAAAATGAACATCGCACCAGCAGAACGCCGTCAAGTCAAGTTTGAATGTTTGCGTCTGTTAGCGACGTTAAAATTAGACCCAGCTAGAATGCGGTTAATTTCCGGTTTTATTGATACTTATTTACGCCTCAGTCCCCAAGAGCAAGAACTTTTACAAGCTGATATTGCTACCATAGAACCAAGACAACAGGAGGAAGTTATGGAAATAGTTACAAGTTGGATGGAAGAGGGAATTGAGCAAGGAAAAGAACAAGCAACACTATCTTTAGTTATGCGCTTACTTCCTAGAAGGGTTGGTACGCTGACACCGGAGTTAGAAGCACGGGTTCAGCAGTTATCGCTGACTCAGTTGGAAGATTTATCTGTAGCGCTGCTGGATTTTTCCTCAGTAGAAGATTTAACCGCTTGGTTGGAACAAATTCCAGTCAACACTTCTAATTAG
- a CDS encoding ABC transporter substrate-binding protein — MSHKNETKVLLLSLLVTLGLVGGGLWLFKEQIFPQNQSGNNLPSTDNQSIFERISFGEKNLIIGELSPAKKEGVQALADQNYAQAIASLEKSLKQQRNDPQALIYLNNARIGSAKSYSIVASVPLGTDPNSALEILRGIAQAQNTINTSGGIKGVPLKVGIANDDDNPQISQQIAASLVKNSDVLGVVGPNASDTTLAAGDIYNTGKLVAISPTSTSVNITNFSPYVFRTVPSDFMAARSLANYMVKNLQKTQVAVFFNSQSNYSQSLKTEFVSSVSLEGGQVSSEFDLSQANFSAAKSLEQATREGAEVLMFATNTETLDKALQVVQINKKQLNLLGGDDVYNIKTLEVGGEQASGMVLAVPWHIEGESKSEFPQTSRQLWGADVSWRTAMAYDATVALIAALEKNPTRSGVQQALSSSDFSTTGASGAIRFLPSGDRRSPVQLVTIVPKTNSRSRTGYDFEPIP, encoded by the coding sequence ATGTCCCACAAGAACGAAACTAAAGTACTTTTGTTGTCCCTGCTAGTTACATTAGGATTAGTTGGTGGGGGTTTATGGTTATTTAAAGAGCAAATATTTCCCCAAAACCAGTCCGGTAATAATCTGCCAAGCACAGATAATCAATCCATCTTTGAACGCATTAGTTTTGGAGAAAAAAATTTAATTATCGGTGAACTTAGTCCAGCTAAAAAGGAGGGTGTGCAAGCTTTAGCAGATCAAAATTATGCTCAGGCGATCGCCAGTTTAGAAAAATCCTTAAAACAGCAGCGTAATGATCCCCAGGCACTGATATATCTGAATAATGCCCGCATTGGCTCTGCTAAAAGCTATAGTATTGTGGCATCTGTACCGTTAGGCACTGATCCCAACTCTGCTTTAGAAATTTTACGTGGTATCGCCCAAGCCCAAAATACCATTAATACCTCTGGAGGAATTAAGGGAGTGCCTTTAAAGGTAGGGATAGCCAATGATGATGATAATCCCCAAATATCTCAACAAATCGCTGCTAGCTTAGTCAAAAATTCGGATGTCTTAGGCGTAGTTGGACCTAATGCCAGTGATACGACTTTAGCAGCAGGGGATATTTATAATACTGGGAAATTGGTAGCCATTTCTCCTACCAGCACTTCTGTCAATATTACTAACTTTAGCCCCTACGTTTTCCGCACAGTTCCTAGTGATTTTATGGCTGCTAGAAGCTTGGCTAATTATATGGTCAAAAACTTGCAGAAAACCCAGGTAGCAGTTTTCTTTAATTCCCAAAGTAATTACAGTCAGTCTTTGAAAACTGAATTTGTTTCATCTGTGTCCTTGGAAGGCGGTCAGGTATCGAGTGAATTTGATTTGTCACAGGCTAATTTTAGTGCTGCGAAAAGTTTAGAACAAGCCACTAGGGAAGGTGCAGAAGTTTTGATGTTCGCAACTAATACTGAAACTCTAGATAAAGCTTTGCAAGTAGTCCAAATTAACAAAAAACAGTTAAATTTACTGGGAGGAGATGATGTTTACAACATCAAAACTTTAGAAGTGGGTGGAGAGCAAGCCTCTGGGATGGTACTAGCAGTTCCCTGGCATATTGAAGGGGAGAGCAAGTCAGAATTTCCCCAAACGTCTCGGCAGTTGTGGGGTGCTGATGTCAGTTGGCGAACTGCGATGGCTTATGATGCCACTGTCGCCCTGATTGCCGCATTAGAAAAAAATCCTACACGTTCGGGGGTACAACAGGCACTTTCTTCGTCTGATTTTTCCACAACAGGCGCTTCTGGTGCAATTCGATTTTTACCATCAGGCGATCGCAGGTCCCCTGTTCAATTGGTGACAATTGTTCCTAAAACAAATTCTCGTTCTCGTACTGGCTATGACTTTGAACCAATACCATAA
- a CDS encoding Cof-type HAD-IIB family hydrolase, producing MHKASASDLTLTANYAKAAQNIKLLVLDIDGTISGESNTISAPVKEAIAAVQAKGIQVAIATGRMYCSALRFHQEINSLLPLSAYQGAWIQDPANQKIHRHWAVSKDMAHQLLDYFEQPHLRSLLSVHFYINDQLYVRDLSPETQIYAQRSGINPIAVGDLRQVLSNEPTKILALCDDTEAINELLGNLRRQYTPAELYLTTSVATFFEAANPLVNKGTAVRYIAEELLGLESSNVMTIGDNFNDFEMLQYAGIGVAMGNAPEGVQAIAQWVAPHVEKDGVATAIEKFLLS from the coding sequence ATGCACAAAGCATCTGCCTCTGACTTGACATTGACTGCTAACTATGCTAAAGCTGCACAAAATATTAAGTTACTGGTTTTAGATATAGATGGGACGATTTCTGGAGAGTCTAACACTATCAGCGCACCTGTGAAGGAGGCGATCGCCGCAGTACAAGCTAAAGGAATTCAGGTGGCGATCGCAACTGGTCGGATGTATTGTTCGGCTTTACGCTTCCATCAAGAAATTAACTCTCTGCTGCCATTATCAGCTTATCAGGGCGCTTGGATTCAAGACCCAGCTAATCAGAAAATTCATCGTCATTGGGCTGTTTCCAAAGACATGGCGCACCAGCTACTAGATTATTTTGAACAGCCGCATCTGCGATCGCTCCTATCCGTCCACTTCTATATAAATGATCAGCTTTACGTCCGAGATTTGAGTCCAGAAACTCAAATTTATGCCCAACGTTCTGGTATTAATCCCATTGCTGTGGGGGATTTGCGCCAAGTCCTCAGCAATGAACCCACAAAAATCTTAGCTTTGTGCGACGATACAGAAGCGATCAACGAGCTATTGGGGAATTTGCGCCGCCAATACACACCTGCGGAACTTTATTTAACAACATCTGTCGCCACCTTTTTTGAAGCCGCTAATCCCTTAGTGAACAAGGGAACTGCGGTGCGTTACATAGCTGAAGAACTGCTAGGCTTAGAAAGTAGCAATGTGATGACTATTGGTGATAACTTTAATGACTTTGAAATGCTGCAATATGCTGGTATTGGTGTAGCTATGGGTAATGCTCCAGAAGGTGTGCAGGCGATCGCGCAATGGGTAGCTCCTCATGTAGAAAAAGATGGAGTTGCAACTGCGATCGAGAAGTTTTTACTGTCGTAA